A genomic window from Triticum urartu cultivar G1812 chromosome 7, Tu2.1, whole genome shotgun sequence includes:
- the LOC125519883 gene encoding uncharacterized protein LOC125519883: MSSSPSSPSLPVTTTAASAPLATGSLVLPSASLDLIPGASPGHPPAPITTTPLSPSTLPAHYTPEAMAGVLNDLVVAVQGIRLFLASPYGPPQPPPPPAPSGPPTLLWHSVPAALAGGYPALQQPAAPAPAWPHWPAPAPAGSAASAPTLWPVWSASTPSAPAAPAPTPSPPPTAGLSQDPSGGLPIQQVRFPPSPSPIPAWLTGSSPPPVYTEAGKPAVPTLQFGAPSSALRIDEPVGTGASTPTPPRFARIDFATYDGSEDPLNWLNQCDQFFRGQRTPASERTWLASYHLRGAAQTWYYALEQDEGDMPPWDRFRELCLLRFSPPRRGSRLSELGRLPFTSMVQDFADRFQALACHAPGVTALQRAELFVGGLPDHIRVDVEMKGPQDLQTAMYYARVFEQRAQALTRPAPPRGSRVPPRPPPAAPAAPASAAASPTATPAATRPFRRLSQAEQLERRRLGLCFNCDVPYAPGHVCPRIFYLETVDETEDAATDEGLGDPAAAEVAPAPAPAPATALVVSLHTLAGIRNERTMLIPVTIHGETLVALLDTGSTHNFLPEATMRRLALQSTGGEQLRVTVANGDRLRCHGLARGVPITIGDEHFTITCADIDLGCFDFILGVDFLRTLGPILWDFDALTMTFWRLGRRIRWEGVGGTPASPPFQLAAATTEAEHPLLDHLLQQHGDLFAEPQGLPPARVYDHRIHLLPGSAPVAVRPYRYPQLQKDELERQCAIMLAAGIICISTSPFTVPVLLVHKSDGTWRFCIDYRALNALTLKDKFSIPVVDELLDELHGARFFTKLDLRSGYHQVRMHPDDIAKTAFRTHHGHFEFLVMPFGLANAPATFQALMNDVLRPYLRRFVLVFFDDILIYSASWAEHLQHVAIVFNKLRAHHLHLKRSKCSFGTPSVAYLGRGCGHGRRQGGGRRRLAHSAVSAGSSRLPWSCRVLPEVHPGVWPYRGPAHASPLPRRLLLGYGGHFSVRGPQGGPHDGTRTTDAGLRLSLHRRLRRFR; encoded by the coding sequence ATGTCATCCTCACCATCATCGCCGTCGCTGCCCGTGACCACCACCGCCGCGTCAGCGCCCCTCGCCACGGGGTCGCTGGTCCTCCCGTCCGCGTCGCTGGACCTCATCCCCGGCGCGTCACCCGGCCATCCGCCGGCCCCCATCACCACTACGCCGCTGTCGCCATCAACTCTACCGGCCCACTACACCCCGGAGGCCATGGCGGGGGTCCTCAACGACTTGGTCGTCGCGGTCCAGGGCATCCGGCTCTTCCTGGCCAGCCCGTACGGACCGCCACAGCCGCCCCCGCCGCCTGCGCCCTCCGGGCCGCCGACGCTTCTGTGGCACTCGGTGCCTGCCGCGCTCGCCGGCGGCTACCCGGCGCTACAACAGCCGGCCGCTCCAGCGCCGGCCTGGCCACACTGGCCCGCGCCAGCACCCGCGGGATCGGCCGCGTCCGCCCCAACCCTGTGGCCGGTCTGGTCTGCCTCGACCCCCTCCGCGCCGGCTGCGCCAGCCCCCACGCCGTCCCCACCGCCTACCGCCGGCCTGAGTCAAGACCCTTCCGGGGGGCTTCCGATCCAGCAGGTGCGGTTTCCACCGTCGCCCTCTCCGATTCCGGCTTGGCTCACCGGATCGTCGCCACCGCCGGTCTACACGGAGGCCGGCAAACCGGCGGTGCCCACGCTACAGTTCGGCGCGCCGTCCTCGGCCCTTCGCATCGACGAACCGGTGGGCACTGGCGCATCGACCCCGACACCACCTCGCTTTGCCCGGATCGACTTTGCCACGTATGATGGCTCGGAGGACCCTCTTAACTGGTTAAACCAGTGTGATCAGTTCTTCCGGGGACAGCGCACACCCGCGTCCGAGCGCACTTGGCTCGCGTCATACCACCTCCGGGGTGCCGCCCAGACATGGTACTACGCCCTCGAGCAGGACGAGGGCGACATGCCCCCCTGGGATCGTTTCCGCGAGCTGTGTCTCCTTCGCTTCAGTCCGCCACGGCGCGGCAGCCGCTTGTCCGAGCTGGGCCGCCTACCCTTCACCTCCATGGTCCAGGATTTCGCCGACCGCTTCCAGGCTCTGGCGTGTCACGCACCGGGGGTGACAGCACTACAGCGGGCTGAGCTTTTCGTCGGCGGCCTTCCCGACCACATCCGCGTGGACGTCGAGATGAAGGGACCCCAGGACCTGCAGACGGCCATGTACTACGCTCGGGTGTTCGAGCAGCGCGCCCAGGCCTTAACACGGCCCGCACCACCTCGGGGGAGCCGAGTGCCTCCACGACCACCGCCGGCCGCGCCGGCCGCACCAGCTTCTGCAGCCGCCTCACCGACGGCCACTCCGGCCGCGACGCGGCCCTTCCGGCGCCTCTCGCAGGCCGAGCAGCTCGAGCGCCGCCGCCTGGGGCTGTGCTTTAACTGTGATGTGCCCTATGCCCCGGGCCATGTCTGCCCGCGCATCTTCTACTTGGAGACAGTCGACGAGACCGAGGATGCTGCCACCGACGAGGGACTCGGCGACCCAGCCGCCGCCGAGGTCGCGCCGGCACCCGCGCCTGCGCCGGCTACGGCCCTTGTCGTCTCCCTCCACACGTTGGCCGGCATCCGCAATGAGCGGACTATGCTTATTCCGGTCACGATCCACGGCGAGACTCTGGTGGCTCTCTTAGACACGGGCTCTACACATAACTTCCTTCCGGAGGCTACTATGCGGCGCCTTGCCCTACAATCGACGGGAGGGGAGCAGCTGCGGGTCACCGTCGCTAATGGCGACCGCCTTCGATGCCATGGGCTCGCTCGGGGCGTTCCCATTACTATCGGCGACGAGCACTTCACCATCACATGTGCCGACATCGACTTGGGCTGCTTCGACTTCATCCTCGGCGTCGACTTTTTGCGGACTCTCGGCCCCATCCTTTGGGACTTCGACGCCCTGACGATGACCTTCTGGCGCCTCGGCCGCCGCATCCGATGGGAGGGCGTTGGCGGCACCCCGGCGTCGCCCCCATTCCAGCTAGCCGCGGCCACCACGGAGGCCGAGCATCCGCTGCTGGATCACCTCCTGCAGCAGCACGGTGATCTTTTTGCGGAACCCCAGGGCCTTCCGCCGGCCCGGGTCTACGACCACCGTATTCATCTCCTGCCGGGCTCGGCTCCGGTGGCAGTACGACCCTACCGGTACCCTCAGTTGCAGAAGGACGAGTTGGAGCGGCAGTGCGCCATCATGCTTGCCGCGGGCATTATCTGTATCTCTACATCACCCTTTACGGTGCCGGTCCTCCTCGTCCATAAGTCGGACGGAACTTGGCGTTTCTGCATCGACTACCGCGCCCTTAATGCTCTCACACTTAAGGATAAGTTTTCTATTCCGGTGGTCGATGAACTCCTGGATGAGCTACATGGTGCGCGCTTCTTCACCAAACTGGACCTCCGGTCGGGATATCATCAGGTGCGCATGCAtcccgacgacatcgccaagacGGCGTTCCGGACCCATCACGGCCACTTCGAGTTCTTGGTGATGCCCTTTGGCCTCGCCAATGCCCCGGCGACATTTCAGGCCTTGATGAACGATGTCCTCCGGCCCTACTTACGTCGGTTTGTGCTCGTTTTCTTTGATGACATTCTTATCTACAGCGCCTCTTGGGCAGAGCACCTCCAGCATGTGGCCATCGTCTTCAACAAGCTTCGGGCGCATCATCTTCATCTTAAGCGCTCGAAGTGCTCGTTCGGGACACCTTCGGTCGCTTACCTCGGCCGAGGGTGTGGCCATGGACGCCGACAAGGTGGCGGCCGTCGCCGCCTGGCCCATTCCGCAGTCTCCGCGGGCTCTTCGCGGCTTCCTTGGTCTTGTCGGGTACTACCGGAAGTTCATCCGGGAGTTTGGCCTTATCGCGGCCCCGCTCACGCGTCTCCTCTGCCGCGACGCCTTCTCTTGGGATACGGAGGCCACTTCAGCGTTCGAGGCCCTCAAGGGGGCCCTCATGACGGGACCCGTACTACAGATGCCGGACTTCGACTTTCCCTTCACCGTCGACTGCGACGCTTCCGGTGA
- the LOC125519884 gene encoding disease resistance protein Pik-2-like isoform X3, translated as MRYKYTGWKVEAAVWKMEGAIISLTEGAVRGLLCKLGGLLAQESWPVQRLHGEVQYIKDELESMTAFLRSLAESSDGHDDQVRVWVKQVREIAYDAEDCIDDYVRGRQPFDRDGGAVMASLRRFVRLLATLGSGGGGRRHRRMAAQLQELKTRARDAGERRSRYGVLPPKTALGRASSHASSSGVSGRLDPRLHALFTEEAQLVGIDGPRDELVGWLMEDDARLRVLAVVGFGGLGKTTLARMVCENPRVKSADFQCSPLLIVSQTLNVRALFLHMLRELIQRPRLAAGDDTMDDSLHGAESWETALLANKLKLYLQDKRYIVILDDIWTSSAWENIRCVFPNNEKGSRIIVTTRNEDVANTCCCHSQDRIYKIQCLSEIASRELFFKRIFGLVDGLPNNELEEVSNVILKKCGGLPLAIVSIGSLLASKPNRTKQEWQKVSDNLGSELEINPTLEGTKLVLSLSYNDLPYHLKACFLYLSIFPQNYVIKRGPLVRMWIAEGFVTAKHGLSMEEVAERYFDEFVARSMVHPVKIDWSGKVRSCRVHDIMVEVIMSKSLEENFASYFCENGTTLDSHDKIRRLSFQSSSHLVQRTSASVAHVRTFRMSPSMEEIPFFFAHLRLLRVLDMQGSSCLSNKDLDCICNFFQLKYLSLRNTSISKLPRFIGHLNYLETLDIRETLIKKLPSSAKSLVRLKHLLVGHKTHLTRTGSVKSFRRSSGLEMTPGVLMNMASLQSVCHIEIKKDPSVFQEISLLRNLKKLNVLFHGVEVNWKPCLESLRNLPGSVRSLSIQIFDGDGSISSEEMLSSVESPPLLVTSFGLTGKLERLPLWAASLRNVSTFTLRNNGLHADAIDVLGDLPSLLCLKLYHKSYADDCLIFPQGKFLKVKLLVIDNLENIDKVCFKDGSVPCLERLTLSFLQEPKHGISGLENLLKLKEIEFFGNIITAVVTKVVSSVKTYVNRPRVIGDKGNIVTEYS; from the exons ATGCGCTATAAATATACTGGCTGGAAGGTAGAAGCTGCAGTTTGGAAAATGGAGGGTGCAATCATCAGCTTGACCGAGGGCGCCGTGCGAGGCCTCCTGTGCAAGCTCGGCGGCCTCCTCGCGCAGGAGAGCTGGCCGGTGCAGCGCCTCCACGGCGAGGTCCAGTACATCAAGGACGAGCTCGAGAGCATGACCGCCTTCCTCCGTAGTCTGGCCGAATCGTCCGACGGCCACGACGACCAGGTCCGGGTCTGGGTGAAGCAGGTGAGGGAGATCGCCTACGACGCCGAGGACTGCATCGACGACTACGTCCGCGGCCGCCAGCCGTTCGACAGGGACGGCGGCGCCGTCATGGCGTCCCTCCGCCGCTTTGTCCGTCTGCTCGCCACGCTAGGATCAGGCGGTGGTGGTCGCCGTCACCGGCGCATGGCGGCCCAGCTCCAAGAACTGAAGACTCGCGCCAGGGACGCCGGCGAGCGGCGTTCCAGGTACGGGGTGCTGCCGCCAAAGACGGCGCTCGGGCGTGCCAGCAGCCACGCGTCCAGCTCCGGCGTCTCCGGCCGCCTGGACCCGCGGCTGCACGCCCTCTTCACCGAGGAGGCGCAGCTGGTGGGCATCGACGGGCCGAGGGACGAGCTCGTGGGCTGGCTGATGGAGGACGACGCGCGGCTCCGGGTGCTCGCCGTCGTCGGGTTCGGTGGGCTCGGCAAGACCACGCTGGCGAGGATGGTGTGCGAGAACCCGCGGGTGAAGAGCGCTGACTTTCAGTGCTCCCCGTTGCTCATCGTGTCGCAGACGCTAAACGTCAGGGCGCTGTTCCTGCACATGCTCAGGGAACTGATCCAGCGGCCGCGCCTGGCTGCCGGCGACGATACCATGGATGATAGCTTGCACGGGGCGGAGAGCTGGGAAACGGCGCTGCTGGCCAACAAGCTCAAACTTTACCTGCAAGACAAAAG GTACATTGTGATTCTTGATGACATATGGACTTCATCAGCATGGGAGAACATCAGATGTGTGTTTCCTAACAATGAAAAAGGAAGCAGAATTATAGTGACCACCAGGAACGAGGATGTCGCTAATACATGTTGTTGTCATTCCCAAGATCGGATTTACAAAATTCAATGCCTATCTGAGATTGCATCACGTGAGCTATTCTTCAAGAGGATCTTTGGCTTAGTAGATGGATTGCCAAACAATGAGTTGGAAGAAGTTTCAAATGTCATACTCAAGAAATGTGGGGGGTTACCATTAGCCATAGTCAGCATTGGTAGCCTTCTCGCTAGCAAACCAAACAGAACCAAACAAGAGTGGCAGAAGGTTTCTGATAACTTGGGCTCTGAACTTGAAATAAATCCAACTCTGGAAGGGACAAAGCTAGTCTTATCTTTGAGTTACAATGATCTGCCATACCATCTGAAGGCTTGCTTCTTGTATCTAAGTATCTTTCCTCAAAATTATGTGATCAAGAGGGGACCTTTGGTGAGAATGTGGATAGCCGAAGGATTTGTCACCGCAAAACATGGACTTAGTATGGAGGAGGTTGCTGAAAGATACTTTGATGAGTTCGTCGCCAGAAGCATGGTGCATCCTGTGAAAATTGATTGGAGTGGTAAGGTGAGAAGCTGTCGAGTTCATGATATAATGGTTGAAGTCATCATGTCCAAGTCACTTGAGGAGAACTTTGCATCCTACTTCTGTGAAAATGGAACCACACTGGACTCCCATGACAAAATCCGGCGCCTCTCCTTCCAGAGCAGTAGCCACTTAGTGCAGAGAACAAGTGCTAGTGTAGCTCATGTTCGCACATTTAGAATGTCACCTTCCATGGAGGAAATCCCATTCTTCTTCGCACACTTGCGGCTGTTAAGAGTGTTGGATATGCAAGGCAGTAGCTGCTTGAGCAACAAGGATTTAGACTGTATCTGTAATTTTTTCCAACTGAAATACCTAAGCCTCAGAAATACCAGTATTTCCAAATTGCCGAGATTCATAGGTCATCTAAATTACTTGGAGACACTAGATATCAGAGAAACACTTATCAAGAAGCTACCAAGTAGTGCCAAGAGCCTGGTACGTCTGAAGCATTTGTTAGTTGGACATAAGACACATCTTACTAGGACAGGTAGTGTGAAGTCCTTCAGAAGATCCTCTGGTCTAGAAATGACACCTGGGGTTCTCATGAACATGGCATCCCTTCAATCAGTATGCCATATAGAGATAAAAAAGGACCCATCAGTGTTCCAGGAGATAAGCTTGTTAAGAAATCTAAAGAAGCTGAATGTTCTCTTCCATGGGGTAGAGGTAAACTGGAAACCTTGTCTGGAATCATTAAGAAATTTGCCAGGCTCTGTGCGCTCGCTTTCCATTCAAATATTTGATGGAGATGGAAGCATCTCATCGGAGGAAATGCTATCTTCAGTGGAGTCACCCCCTCTCTTGGTTACAAGCTTTGGCCTGACGGGCAAGCTGGAGCGCTTGCCTCTGTGGGCAGCATCACTTAGAAACGTCTCGACGTTTACTCTTCGCAACAACGGGCTCCACGCTGACGCCATAGACGTCCTTGGAGATCTGCCAAGTCTGCTCTGCCTCAAGCTGTATCACAAATCATATGCCGATGACTGCCTCATATTCCCGCAAGGTAAATTTTTGAAAGTCaagctattggttattgacaacTTGGAGAACATTGACAAGGTGTGCTTCAAGGATGGTTCTGTGCCGTGTCTTGAAAGGCTTACATTGTCATTCCTACAGGAACCCAAGCACGGGATCTCTGGTCTTGAGAACCTTCTGAAGCTGAAGGAGATAGAGTTCTTTGGTAACA TCATAACAGCCGTGGTGACTAAAGTGGTGTCCTCTGTGAAGACATATGTAAATCGTCCCAGAGTAATAGGTGACAAAGGGAACATTGTGACAGAGTATTCTTAG
- the LOC125519884 gene encoding disease resistance protein Pik-2-like isoform X2, producing the protein MRYKYTGWKVEAAVWKMEGAIISLTEGAVRGLLCKLGGLLAQESWPVQRLHGEVQYIKDELESMTAFLRSLAESSDGHDDQVRVWVKQVREIAYDAEDCIDDYVRGRQPFDRDGGAVMASLRRFVRLLATLGSGGGGRRHRRMAAQLQELKTRARDAGERRSRYGVLPPKTALGRASSHASSSGVSGRLDPRLHALFTEEAQLVGIDGPRDELVGWLMEDDARLRVLAVVGFGGLGKTTLARMVCENPRVKSADFQCSPLLIVSQTLNVRALFLHMLRELIQRPRLAAGDDTMDDSLHGAESWETALLANKLKLYLQDKRYIVILDDIWTSSAWENIRCVFPNNEKGSRIIVTTRNEDVANTCCCHSQDRIYKIQCLSEIASRELFFKRIFGLVDGLPNNELEEVSNVILKKCGGLPLAIVSIGSLLASKPNRTKQEWQKVSDNLGSELEINPTLEGTKLVLSLSYNDLPYHLKACFLYLSIFPQNYVIKRGPLVRMWIAEGFVTAKHGLSMEEVAERYFDEFVARSMVHPVKIDWSGKVRSCRVHDIMVEVIMSKSLEENFASYFCENGTTLDSHDKIRRLSFQSSSHLVQRTSASVAHVRTFRMSPSMEEIPFFFAHLRLLRVLDMQGSSCLSNKDLDCICNFFQLKYLSLRNTSISKLPRFIGHLNYLETLDIRETLIKKLPSSAKSLVRLKHLLVGHKTHLTRTGSVKSFRRSSGLEMTPGVLMNMASLQSVCHIEIKKDPSVFQEISLLRNLKKLNVLFHGVEVNWKPCLESLRNLPGSVRSLSIQIFDGDGSISSEEMLSSVESPPLLVTSFGLTGKLERLPLWAASLRNVSTFTLRNNGLHADAIDVLGDLPSLLCLKLYHKSYADDCLIFPQGI; encoded by the exons ATGCGCTATAAATATACTGGCTGGAAGGTAGAAGCTGCAGTTTGGAAAATGGAGGGTGCAATCATCAGCTTGACCGAGGGCGCCGTGCGAGGCCTCCTGTGCAAGCTCGGCGGCCTCCTCGCGCAGGAGAGCTGGCCGGTGCAGCGCCTCCACGGCGAGGTCCAGTACATCAAGGACGAGCTCGAGAGCATGACCGCCTTCCTCCGTAGTCTGGCCGAATCGTCCGACGGCCACGACGACCAGGTCCGGGTCTGGGTGAAGCAGGTGAGGGAGATCGCCTACGACGCCGAGGACTGCATCGACGACTACGTCCGCGGCCGCCAGCCGTTCGACAGGGACGGCGGCGCCGTCATGGCGTCCCTCCGCCGCTTTGTCCGTCTGCTCGCCACGCTAGGATCAGGCGGTGGTGGTCGCCGTCACCGGCGCATGGCGGCCCAGCTCCAAGAACTGAAGACTCGCGCCAGGGACGCCGGCGAGCGGCGTTCCAGGTACGGGGTGCTGCCGCCAAAGACGGCGCTCGGGCGTGCCAGCAGCCACGCGTCCAGCTCCGGCGTCTCCGGCCGCCTGGACCCGCGGCTGCACGCCCTCTTCACCGAGGAGGCGCAGCTGGTGGGCATCGACGGGCCGAGGGACGAGCTCGTGGGCTGGCTGATGGAGGACGACGCGCGGCTCCGGGTGCTCGCCGTCGTCGGGTTCGGTGGGCTCGGCAAGACCACGCTGGCGAGGATGGTGTGCGAGAACCCGCGGGTGAAGAGCGCTGACTTTCAGTGCTCCCCGTTGCTCATCGTGTCGCAGACGCTAAACGTCAGGGCGCTGTTCCTGCACATGCTCAGGGAACTGATCCAGCGGCCGCGCCTGGCTGCCGGCGACGATACCATGGATGATAGCTTGCACGGGGCGGAGAGCTGGGAAACGGCGCTGCTGGCCAACAAGCTCAAACTTTACCTGCAAGACAAAAG GTACATTGTGATTCTTGATGACATATGGACTTCATCAGCATGGGAGAACATCAGATGTGTGTTTCCTAACAATGAAAAAGGAAGCAGAATTATAGTGACCACCAGGAACGAGGATGTCGCTAATACATGTTGTTGTCATTCCCAAGATCGGATTTACAAAATTCAATGCCTATCTGAGATTGCATCACGTGAGCTATTCTTCAAGAGGATCTTTGGCTTAGTAGATGGATTGCCAAACAATGAGTTGGAAGAAGTTTCAAATGTCATACTCAAGAAATGTGGGGGGTTACCATTAGCCATAGTCAGCATTGGTAGCCTTCTCGCTAGCAAACCAAACAGAACCAAACAAGAGTGGCAGAAGGTTTCTGATAACTTGGGCTCTGAACTTGAAATAAATCCAACTCTGGAAGGGACAAAGCTAGTCTTATCTTTGAGTTACAATGATCTGCCATACCATCTGAAGGCTTGCTTCTTGTATCTAAGTATCTTTCCTCAAAATTATGTGATCAAGAGGGGACCTTTGGTGAGAATGTGGATAGCCGAAGGATTTGTCACCGCAAAACATGGACTTAGTATGGAGGAGGTTGCTGAAAGATACTTTGATGAGTTCGTCGCCAGAAGCATGGTGCATCCTGTGAAAATTGATTGGAGTGGTAAGGTGAGAAGCTGTCGAGTTCATGATATAATGGTTGAAGTCATCATGTCCAAGTCACTTGAGGAGAACTTTGCATCCTACTTCTGTGAAAATGGAACCACACTGGACTCCCATGACAAAATCCGGCGCCTCTCCTTCCAGAGCAGTAGCCACTTAGTGCAGAGAACAAGTGCTAGTGTAGCTCATGTTCGCACATTTAGAATGTCACCTTCCATGGAGGAAATCCCATTCTTCTTCGCACACTTGCGGCTGTTAAGAGTGTTGGATATGCAAGGCAGTAGCTGCTTGAGCAACAAGGATTTAGACTGTATCTGTAATTTTTTCCAACTGAAATACCTAAGCCTCAGAAATACCAGTATTTCCAAATTGCCGAGATTCATAGGTCATCTAAATTACTTGGAGACACTAGATATCAGAGAAACACTTATCAAGAAGCTACCAAGTAGTGCCAAGAGCCTGGTACGTCTGAAGCATTTGTTAGTTGGACATAAGACACATCTTACTAGGACAGGTAGTGTGAAGTCCTTCAGAAGATCCTCTGGTCTAGAAATGACACCTGGGGTTCTCATGAACATGGCATCCCTTCAATCAGTATGCCATATAGAGATAAAAAAGGACCCATCAGTGTTCCAGGAGATAAGCTTGTTAAGAAATCTAAAGAAGCTGAATGTTCTCTTCCATGGGGTAGAGGTAAACTGGAAACCTTGTCTGGAATCATTAAGAAATTTGCCAGGCTCTGTGCGCTCGCTTTCCATTCAAATATTTGATGGAGATGGAAGCATCTCATCGGAGGAAATGCTATCTTCAGTGGAGTCACCCCCTCTCTTGGTTACAAGCTTTGGCCTGACGGGCAAGCTGGAGCGCTTGCCTCTGTGGGCAGCATCACTTAGAAACGTCTCGACGTTTACTCTTCGCAACAACGGGCTCCACGCTGACGCCATAGACGTCCTTGGAGATCTGCCAAGTCTGCTCTGCCTCAAGCTGTATCACAAATCATATGCCGATGACTGCCTCATATTCCCGCAAG GCATTTGA